From Candidatus Edwardsbacteria bacterium RifOxyA12_full_54_48, a single genomic window includes:
- a CDS encoding nitroreductase — protein sequence MDVSTAIQARRAYRSLAPVEINQEMIKELAKAASLAASCFNKQPWRFVFVYEKEALKKMHGALSKGNEWAYDASMIIAVAAKKEDDCVIKDGREYYLFDTGMAAAHLILRATELGLVAHPIAGFDPEKVRAILGIPADLTVITLINVGKHSEKISPRLSSEQAKGEKERPPRKPLGEFAFHNRYGRGA from the coding sequence ATGGATGTATCTACCGCCATCCAGGCCCGGCGGGCATACCGCTCGCTGGCGCCGGTGGAAATAAACCAGGAGATGATAAAGGAGCTGGCCAAGGCGGCTTCTTTGGCCGCCTCCTGTTTCAACAAACAACCCTGGCGTTTCGTTTTCGTTTATGAGAAGGAAGCGTTGAAAAAAATGCACGGGGCTTTATCCAAGGGGAATGAATGGGCCTACGATGCCTCGATGATCATCGCCGTGGCCGCCAAAAAGGAGGACGACTGTGTGATCAAGGACGGGCGGGAGTATTATCTTTTCGACACCGGCATGGCCGCGGCCCATCTGATCCTGCGGGCCACCGAGCTGGGGCTGGTGGCCCACCCCATCGCCGGGTTCGACCCGGAAAAGGTCCGGGCTATCTTGGGGATACCAGCCGACCTGACCGTGATCACCCTGATCAATGTGGGAAAACATTCGGAGAAGATAAGCCCCAGATTAAGTTCCGAACAGGCCAAGGGTGAGAAGGAGCGTCCTCCCCGGAAACCGCTGGGGGAATTCGCTTTTCATAATAGATATGGCCGGGGAGCATAG